GCGTCGGGGTGCGGGTGAGCGGGGGCTGGTCGCGCAGTTCCCCGCGCCCCTGAGCGGGTTGGTCTTCGCGGCGTTTCTCAGGGCAGCTACGAGGCGAACAGCCGTACCGGCCACCCCGCATGCACCTCCGCGCCGATCTCCAGCAGAGGCGCCGACCCGGCGGGCAACGCGTCGACGCCCTCGTCGACCGTCTTCCGGGCCGCCTCCACCGCCCGGTCCACGACGCGGTCCACCTCCGGCGCGAGCCGGGCCAACACCCTCGTCGCGTCGAACGGATCCAGACTGAGCAGCCGCACCGTCGCCGACGCGGGCCCGCTCACACTCTCGTACGCCGCGCAGTACGCGGCGTCGACCGGCCCGAGCCCCGCCGCCCGGGCCGCCAGCCCCAGCACCACCGGCTGGTGCGCCCCCTTGGGGAACGCTCTGCCGAGCGCGTCGAGCTCGGCGGACGGCCAGGTCGCCCGCGCCGCCCGCAGCAACTGCCGCCCCAGCTTCCGCGCGGCGACCCGCAGCGCGGGCGACGGTGTACGCGCGTCCGCGGCACGGTCCAGCGCGACGGGATCGATCCCGAGCGCCGCGGCCGCGGACAGCCCCGCCGCCACCAGCCCCGCCGTGTGCAACCGCCCCCGGCAGAACTCGCCCAGGCTCGCCGCCCCACTGATCCGCCCGGCCTTGACCGCCGCCTCGGCGCCGCCGGAGTGCGCATGCCCCCCGGCGGGAAACCGCCCGTCGGCCAGGACGAGAAGCGCTGCACGCGACATCAGACCACCCTCAGAACAGGAAGTACCGCTGAGCCATGGGCAGTTCGGCCGCCGGGGCCGCCTCGACCAGCTCTCCGTCGATGTGCACGGCGAAGCTGTCGGGGTCGACCCGCACCTCGGGCCGCGCGTCGTTCTCGCGCATGTCGGCCTTGGTGACCCCGCGCGTCGACTCGATCGCCACGAACCGCTTCCCGAGCCCCAGCCGCTCCGGCAGCCCGGCCTCGATCGCCAGGGGCGCGACGAAGTTGACGGAGTTGGAGGCCGGTGCCCGTCCGATCGCCCCGTACATCGGTCGCGGCAGGACCGGCTGCGGCGTGGGGATGGAGGCGTTCGCGTCTCCCATCTGGGCGTAGGCGATCTGCCCGCCCTTGATGACGAGCTGCGGCTTGACGCCGAAGAACGCCGGCTCCCAGAGCACCAGGTCGGCCAGCTTGCCGCTCTCCACCGACCCGATCTCCCGGGCCAGGCCCTGGGCGAGGGCGGGGTTGATCGTGTACTTGGCGACATAGCGGCGTACCCGGCGGTTGTCGGCCCGTCCGTCGCCGGGCAGCGCGCCCCGCCGGCGCTTCATCACGTGCGCGGTCTGCCAGGTCCGCATGACGACCTCGCCCACGCGCCCCATGGCCTGGGAGTCGGAGGAGATGATCGAGATCGCGCCCAGGTCGTGCAGCACGTCCTCCGCCCCGATCGTGGAGGGGCGGATCCGGGACTCGGCGAAGGCCAGGTCCTCCGGCACCGCCGGGTTGAGGTGGTGGCACACCATCAGCATGTCGAGGTGTTCCTCGGCGGTGTTGACGGTGAACGGCCGGGTCGGGTTCGTGGAGCTGGGCAGCACGTACGACTCGGAGACCACGGTCATGATGTCCGGCGCGTGCCCGCCGCCCGCGCCCTCGGTGTGGTACGCGTGGATGCCCCGCCCGGCGATCGCGGCCAGGGTGTCGCCGACGAACCCGGCCTCGTTGAGCGTGTCCGTGTGGATGGCGACCTGGATGCCCGTCCGCTCGGCGACGGTCAGCGAGGCGTCGATGACGGCCGGGGTGGAGCCCCAGTCCTCGTGCAGCTTCAGGCCGAGCGCGCCGCCCCGGATCTGCGACAGCATCGCCTCGTGGGAGACGGTGTTGCCCTTGCCGAGGAACCCGATGTTGAGCGGGTAGGCCTCCATCGCCTCCAGCATCCGCGCCAGGTGCCAGGGACCGGGCGTCACGGTGGTGGCCTTGGAGCCCTCGGCCGGTCCCGTACCGCCGCCGACGAGGGTCGTGATGCCGGAGGACAGCGCCTCATCGGCGATCTGCGGGCAGATGAAGTGCACATGCGCGTCGATCGCGCCCGCCGTGAGGATCCGCCCGTTGCCGGCGATGATCTCGGTCTCGGGGCCGATGACCAGCTCCGGGTGGACGCCGTCCATGGTGTCGGGGTTGCCGGCCTTGCCGATGCCGGTGATCCGGCCGTCGCGGATGCCGACGTCGGCCTTGACGATCCCCCAGTGGTCGATGATCACCGCGCCGGTGATGACCGTGTCGGGGGTTCCTTCCGCCCGCGTGGCCCGTGCCTGGCCCATGGACTCACGGATGACCTTGCCGCCGCCGAACACGGCCTCGTCACCGGCGAGCCCGGGGCCGCCGGAACGATCCTCCTCGATCTCGACCAGCAGGTCGGTGTCGGCGAGCCGGATGCGGTCGCCGGTCGTCGGACCGAACAGGTCGGCGTAGGCGGCACGTGAGATCTCAGGCATCGAGGGCACCTCCGGTCTCCCCGCGCAGGCCGGGCACGACCCGGGCGCCGGCCAGCGGAACGAGTTCGATGTCGACGGGGATCCCGGGCTCGAAGCGCACGGCTGTGCCGGCGGCGACGTTCAGCCGCTTGCCGCGCGCGGCGGCGCGGTCGAACTCCAGACCGGGGTTGGCCTCGGCGAAGTGGTAGTGGGAGCCGACCTGCACGGGCCGGTCGGCGGCGTTGAGGACGGTGAGCCGGGTGACCTCGCGGCCCTCGTTGTACGCAATCGGGTCCTCGGCGAAGAGGATCTCTCCGGGAATCACGGCGGCTCCCCGTCAGACGATCGGGTCATGGACGGTGACGAGCTTGGTGCCGTCCGGGAAGGTGGCCTCGACCTGGACGTCGTGGATCATCTCCGGGATGCCCTCCATGACGTCGTCCCTGGTCAGGAGCTTGCGTCCGGAGGACATGAGCTCGGCGACGGTCCGGCCGTCCCGCGCGCCTTCGAGGATGTGCGAGGTGATGAGCGCGATCGCCTCGGGGTGGTTCAGCTTCAGCCCGCGGGCCCGGCGCTTCTCGGCCACGTCGGCCGCCACGTGGATCAGCAGTCGTTCTTGCTCGTGCGGGGTCAGTTGCACGTCCCACCTCACAGTCCTCGCTCCGGGCCGTGCGGGGCCCAGCTGCCGCTGCCACGGGGCAAAGTGCCAGGTGGCGTGGATCGGCAGGCTAATTGGACCGCGTTTCGGGCACGTTAACCGAGCTGTGATCCACCGGTGTCCCCGCCGCGCATGCCCGTCAGGGCCCGCAGACCGTCCCGGAGGACCTCGACCGGGGCGGGTCCGAAGAGGGACTGCTGCGCGATGAACCCGAGCGCGGAGGCGATCATCGTGCGGGCCACATGGTCCGGCGCCACATCCGCCCGCATCATGCCGGCCTCCTGATAGCCCTCGACGATCCTCCCCAGGCCGCGCGGACCGAGCCGTAGCCCTCCCGCAGGAGGACCGCCAGTTCCTCGTTGCGCAGTGTCTCCGTCCACACCTGGATGACGAGCCGCGGAAAAGCGGGCCGGCCGTCCACGACCAGGGACTCACGGGCGGCGAGCGTCCTGCCGAGGACCGAAGCGACGAGTTCGTCCGGCGGCGGTGGCGGACTCTGGCGTGCCGCCTCCTCGAATGCCTCGCGGACGGAGCCGAGCGTCTCCGCGACGATCGCGCCGATCAGCTCCTCCTTGCCGCTGAAGTAGCGGTACACCGCCCCCGCCGAGAGGTCGACCTCCTTCAGCACGTCCTGCATCGACGTGGCGTGGAAGCCGTTGCGGGCGAAGCAGAGCGCGGCGCCGTCGAGGATCTGACGGCGGCGGGCGTCGAGATGTTCCTGGGACACGCGGGCCATGGTCCACAACATAAAACGAATATTCATTCTTGACAAGGAGCCGCGAGCGGAGCACGGTGACAGCGCATCAAAACGAACGATCCTTCTTTTTAGCGCTCCGGTCGGCTCACCCCAGGAGACCCTCATGCCTTCCCGCAACCGCCATGTGATCGCGGTCGTCGCCCTCGTGCCCGTCCTGGCCGCCCTCGCCCTGTGGGCCTTCGCCTGGCCGGCCTCCCGTATCGCGCCCCGTGACCTGCCGCTCGGCGTGGCCGGACCGCCGGCCGCGGCGGCCCAGGTCGAGCAGCAGCTGGAGCGGCACGAGAGCGCCTTCGAGATCCACCGCTACGCCGACGAGGCCGCCGCCCGGGACGCCATCGAGGACCGGAGCGTGTACGGCGCGGTCGTGGTCACGCGGCAGGGGCCCGAACTGCTCACCGCGTCCGCGGCCGGACCAGTCGTCGCGCAGTTCCTCCAGCAGGCCGTGGGGCAGCAGGCCGCCGCCGGGGGCGCACAGGTCAAGACCGTCGATGTCGTACCCAGCCCGGCCGGTGATCCGCGCGGTGCAGTGCTGAACGCCGCCGCATTGCCGCTCTCCTT
This is a stretch of genomic DNA from Streptomyces hawaiiensis. It encodes these proteins:
- a CDS encoding urease subunit alpha gives rise to the protein MPEISRAAYADLFGPTTGDRIRLADTDLLVEIEEDRSGGPGLAGDEAVFGGGKVIRESMGQARATRAEGTPDTVITGAVIIDHWGIVKADVGIRDGRITGIGKAGNPDTMDGVHPELVIGPETEIIAGNGRILTAGAIDAHVHFICPQIADEALSSGITTLVGGGTGPAEGSKATTVTPGPWHLARMLEAMEAYPLNIGFLGKGNTVSHEAMLSQIRGGALGLKLHEDWGSTPAVIDASLTVAERTGIQVAIHTDTLNEAGFVGDTLAAIAGRGIHAYHTEGAGGGHAPDIMTVVSESYVLPSSTNPTRPFTVNTAEEHLDMLMVCHHLNPAVPEDLAFAESRIRPSTIGAEDVLHDLGAISIISSDSQAMGRVGEVVMRTWQTAHVMKRRRGALPGDGRADNRRVRRYVAKYTINPALAQGLAREIGSVESGKLADLVLWEPAFFGVKPQLVIKGGQIAYAQMGDANASIPTPQPVLPRPMYGAIGRAPASNSVNFVAPLAIEAGLPERLGLGKRFVAIESTRGVTKADMRENDARPEVRVDPDSFAVHIDGELVEAAPAAELPMAQRYFLF
- a CDS encoding urease subunit beta; amino-acid sequence: MIPGEILFAEDPIAYNEGREVTRLTVLNAADRPVQVGSHYHFAEANPGLEFDRAAARGKRLNVAAGTAVRFEPGIPVDIELVPLAGARVVPGLRGETGGALDA
- a CDS encoding urease subunit gamma, coding for MQLTPHEQERLLIHVAADVAEKRRARGLKLNHPEAIALITSHILEGARDGRTVAELMSSGRKLLTRDDVMEGIPEMIHDVQVEATFPDGTKLVTVHDPIV
- a CDS encoding urease accessory protein UreF; its protein translation is MSRAALLVLADGRFPAGGHAHSGGAEAAVKAGRISGAASLGEFCRGRLHTAGLVAAGLSAAAALGIDPVALDRAADARTPSPALRVAARKLGRQLLRAARATWPSAELDALGRAFPKGAHQPVVLGLAARAAGLGPVDAAYCAAYESVSGPASATVRLLSLDPFDATRVLARLAPEVDRVVDRAVEAARKTVDEGVDALPAGSAPLLEIGAEVHAGWPVRLFAS